The genomic window TTTTGCAACTACCCATTGACATTCTAAAGGACCTCTTCCCGAGGTTATTTGTATAAGTTTTTCCATTTTTGTAAAATTTTTAAAAGAGCTTCTCTGTTTTTAGCTTCTTTAATAAATGTTGGCAGCCTTTCTACCATTCGCATCCTATAGGGCAATCTTGTCCTCAGATCAGATGAAACATAGTTTTCCATTTCCAGCAGATGTTCCCTGTTTTTTGCCCAGAACAATTTTCCTTTAAAATCCGTCTGAAAATAATACGGACAACCGAAAATAGGATCATGAATCAATCCTTCTTCTTTGACGGACGAATTCAAATATTTTTCACTTCTTGCCTGGATTTGAAATGAAGATTCACACTCGTCACACTTTACGTTTACATTTTTAGGTTTTTCCTTTAAATTCCCTTGTTCATAATGAATAGAGTGTGCACAAATCGGACAATTTAGTTTTACAAAAGCCTTATAAACAACTAAATCCAATCCGCTTTTCCGCAAACCACAATGTCTGCATTCCAGTGTTGCCTGTTTATAATTATTTTCATTTTTCACAACAGCATCTTCTCCGCAATCCGGACAGACTACGAGAATGTTTTCGTGATAATTAAAATATTCCTGTTTATATCTTTTTTTCATTTCCTTCTATTTTGGTATTTCGTTTAATTGTTGAAGGTTGATAGTTGTCAGTCAAAATCCAACAACCATAACCTATCAACTTATTTATCCATTCTCACAATTCGGGGTTGAAAAGTTCCCAGAATATCAACCAATTCACTCTGTGCACGCATCACTTCGTTGATGTCTTTGTAAGCCATTGGTGCTTCTTCTGCATTTCCACCCATCAAAGTGACGTTTTTAAGTTTCAATTCTTTTTTGATGTCATTTTGAGTGAAAAGGCTTCTGCATTCACCTCTCGAATGCGCTCTGCCCGCTCCGTGAGAAGCTGAGTTCAAAGAATCCGGATTTCCTTTTCCACGAATGATAAAGCCTTTTGCCGTCATTGATCCCGGAATCATTCCCAGCTCATTCTCGTTGGCAGGAGTTGCCCCTTTTCTGTGAACAATCACTTCTTTTCCGTTGTGAATTTCCTTCCACGCGAAATTGTGATGGTTTTCAATTCTTGCTTTTACCCGTCCTCCAACAACTTTCACCAATCTTCTGTGAATATCGTCATGACAAGCCGAAGCATAATCTCCTGCCAAATTCATAGCTGTCCAATATTCCAATCCGAGATGCGTACTCAAATCCAGCCATGCAAATTGTTGTGCTTCTTTTGGTAACGGACATTGTTCTGCCGCCACTCTCGAATAATATTGAGCGATTTCAGCACCCAATCCACGGGAGCCACTATGTGAAAGAATTCCAAGGTATTTTCCTGTCGGAAGTCCGATTTGTTTGTCTTCTTCCGTAATTTCAACTTCTCCAAATTCCACAAAATGATTTCCGCCTCCGGAACTTCCCATTTGTTTAATGGCTTTCCCTTTTAGTCTTCTCAAAACCGGAATCATGTCAAACGTATCTCTGTCGAAAATTTCGTGTTCGACGTGAGATTTATGCGTTTCATACATCCCGAATTTCGTATGCTCGGCAAGAGCTTTCTCGTATTTATCTCTTGCTCCGTCAAGATATGAAACAGGGGTATCCAAAATACTCAGGCTCATTCTGCAACCGATATCCATACCGACTCCATAAGGAATTACGGCATTTTCTACGGCAAGAACTCCTCCGATCGGAAGCCCGTAACCGCTGTGTGCATCGGGCATTAAAGCGCCCTGCGTTGAAATTGGAAGTTTCAAAGCCGTGTACAGCTGGTTTTTTGCCTCCTCAGAAATATTGTCTCCGAAAATCTGAAAAGAAGCACGATTGGTGTTCAGCATTCTTTTTTCGGTTTTCTTCGATGAAAGCAAAGCTTCTGCAATCTGTCCGAAAGTCAGATCTTTTTCAAAATTTTCCGGATTTTGCAGAATTTCTTTTAAAAGAGATTTCACATGATGAATGTTTTTCGTTGCAAAATTTCTTTTCATGACTTCCAAAGCGATGTTGACACTCTGATTGTTTGGATAGCCTATTTTTAATATATCTTTTCCTTTAATTTTTAAATTTCCCATTGTTTTCTTAATAAGATGTTAGATATTAGAAGCTAAGTGTTAGACACTTCAGCATCAATATTTTTCCAACTAGAATTTTAGTTGATTTGTTTTGTTCAAACCTTATAGGTTTTAAAAACCTATAAGGTTTATTAGAGCTGTGCTTATTACCAGCCCCGATTGCAGCGACATCCTTTTTTGTTGCGGCCGCAGCGAAGCGGAGGCCGTAATGAAAAAGATACAGCGGAAAGCGGGATAAAGCTCCTAAAAATTTTATAAAAAAGATTTCGGGGAAACTGATTCGAGTTTGAAATATTGCGCAATAAAAAACCCGAAATCTTACGGCTCCGGGTTTTGATATTTCATTGTACTGTTATTCTAAGAGTGTACCAAACCACGAAGCCTCGCCTTTACAAAAGGCAATCCTACTGTTGAATGTAAGTTGAATCTGAACATTGCTTCGTTGTTTTTTTAAATGGTTTAACTTGATTTTCAGATGCAAAGATATACTAATTTTTGAATAATCAATTTTTTATTTAATATTTTTTGCGGAATTCATAAAAAAGTCTGAATAGAAACTATCCAGACCTGATTCTTATAATGTTAATCTTTTGAACCCAAATCGTCCATCGGATCATCCATTCCTTTGATGATAT from Chryseobacterium camelliae includes these protein-coding regions:
- a CDS encoding RtcB family protein, whose product is MGNLKIKGKDILKIGYPNNQSVNIALEVMKRNFATKNIHHVKSLLKEILQNPENFEKDLTFGQIAEALLSSKKTEKRMLNTNRASFQIFGDNISEEAKNQLYTALKLPISTQGALMPDAHSGYGLPIGGVLAVENAVIPYGVGMDIGCRMSLSILDTPVSYLDGARDKYEKALAEHTKFGMYETHKSHVEHEIFDRDTFDMIPVLRRLKGKAIKQMGSSGGGNHFVEFGEVEITEEDKQIGLPTGKYLGILSHSGSRGLGAEIAQYYSRVAAEQCPLPKEAQQFAWLDLSTHLGLEYWTAMNLAGDYASACHDDIHRRLVKVVGGRVKARIENHHNFAWKEIHNGKEVIVHRKGATPANENELGMIPGSMTAKGFIIRGKGNPDSLNSASHGAGRAHSRGECRSLFTQNDIKKELKLKNVTLMGGNAEEAPMAYKDINEVMRAQSELVDILGTFQPRIVRMDK